A genomic window from Sceloporus undulatus isolate JIND9_A2432 ecotype Alabama chromosome 9, SceUnd_v1.1, whole genome shotgun sequence includes:
- the RSRP1 gene encoding arginine/serine-rich protein 1 isoform X2: MALTSGAEPSPQSQEPSPGFQGPQHSHGNPEQNGASAAPGIVVSGQQRTESTGSRNDQNERASKKTDEMTDFMDDLTLTSPEERSRSSSRSSCSGRSSSRSSSRSSCSSRSSSSTSSSSRSWSRSSSRSRSRPKRNCSRRNRRYSRSYSRSRSRSLSYRYRERYHPRYCSRRYRRSPPRYRSRSRSPRRSYYRRSYSRSRSRSRRYYGFGRTIYPEAYRSWRSRSRSRSRSRTPLRLTEKEKRELLEIAKANAAKTFGTDIALPASLKIATKSNEIENGKPKDSMGTEKTVAKSATLKPANVPFKETAGSPGREEKKQSPSGQWIPVKNEEKVLFHNFSPKSTSFRAR, encoded by the exons GGGCCCACAACACTCCCATGGCAATCCTGAGCAGAATGGGGCTTCAGCAGCACCTGGCA TAGTCGTATCTGGCCAGCAGAGAACAGAAAGCACAGGTTCCAGAAATGATCAGAATGAGAGAGCTAGCAAGAAGACAGATGAGATGACAGACTTCATGGATGATTTGACTTTGACTTCACCAGAAGAGAGGTCTCGTTCAAGCTCAAGGAGCAGTTGTAGTGGGAGATCCTCCTCAAGATCATCTAGCAGGTCCTCTTGCAGTTCAAGATCCAGTTCAAGCACTTCATCTTCCTCAAGAAGCTGGAGTCGTTCTAGCAGCAGGTCAAGATCACGTCCAAAAAGGAATTGTTCTCGGAGGAACAGAAGATACTCAAGATCTTATTCCAGGAGTCGCTCAAGATCCCTCAGCTACAGATACAGGGAAAGGTACCATCCTAGATACTGCAGCAGGAGATACCGTCGCTCTCCTCCAAGATACAGATCACGCAGCCGTTCTCCTCGAAGATCATACTATAGGAGGTCTTACTCCAGAAGCAGATCAAGAAGCCGAAGATACTATGGATTTGGAAGAACCATATATCCCGAGGCTTATAGAAGTTGGAGAAGCCGTTCGCGATCAAGGTCTCGCAGTAGAACTCCTCTGCGCTTGACTGAAAAAG AAAAGAGAGAACTACTGGAAATAGCAAAAGCGAATGCAGCCAAAACCTTTGGAACAGACATAGCTTTGCCAGCCAGCTTGAAAATTGCTACAAAATCAAATGAAATTGAAAATGGAAAGCCAAAAGATAGCATGGGGACTGAG aaaacAGTGGCAAAGTCTGCAACCCTGAAGCCTGCAAATGTTCCTTTTAAAGAGACTGCAGGGTCtccaggaagagaagagaaaaagcaaaGCCCATCTGGGCAATGGATTCCTGTTAAGAATGAGGAAAAAGTTCTATTCCATAACTTCTCACCTAAAAGCACATCCTTTAGAGCACGTTAA
- the RSRP1 gene encoding arginine/serine-rich protein 1 isoform X3, with amino-acid sequence MALTSGAEPSPQSQEPSPGFQGPQHSHGNPEQNGASAAPGKVVVSGQQRTESTGSRNDQNERASKKTDEMTDFMDDLTLTSPEERSRSSSRSSCSGRSSSRSSSRSSCSSRSSSSTSSSSRSWSRSSSRSRSRPKRNCSRRNRRYSRSYSRSRSRSLSYRYRERYHPRYCSRRYRRSPPRYRSRSRSPRRSYYRRSYSRSRSRSRRYYGFGRTIYPEAYRSWRSRSRSRSRSRTPLRLTEKEKRELLEIAKANAAKTFGTDIALPASLKIATKSNEIENGKPKDSMGTEQSRKQIEDGKNGTDCFSSKRHSLQF; translated from the exons GGGCCCACAACACTCCCATGGCAATCCTGAGCAGAATGGGGCTTCAGCAGCACCTGGCA AAGTAGTCGTATCTGGCCAGCAGAGAACAGAAAGCACAGGTTCCAGAAATGATCAGAATGAGAGAGCTAGCAAGAAGACAGATGAGATGACAGACTTCATGGATGATTTGACTTTGACTTCACCAGAAGAGAGGTCTCGTTCAAGCTCAAGGAGCAGTTGTAGTGGGAGATCCTCCTCAAGATCATCTAGCAGGTCCTCTTGCAGTTCAAGATCCAGTTCAAGCACTTCATCTTCCTCAAGAAGCTGGAGTCGTTCTAGCAGCAGGTCAAGATCACGTCCAAAAAGGAATTGTTCTCGGAGGAACAGAAGATACTCAAGATCTTATTCCAGGAGTCGCTCAAGATCCCTCAGCTACAGATACAGGGAAAGGTACCATCCTAGATACTGCAGCAGGAGATACCGTCGCTCTCCTCCAAGATACAGATCACGCAGCCGTTCTCCTCGAAGATCATACTATAGGAGGTCTTACTCCAGAAGCAGATCAAGAAGCCGAAGATACTATGGATTTGGAAGAACCATATATCCCGAGGCTTATAGAAGTTGGAGAAGCCGTTCGCGATCAAGGTCTCGCAGTAGAACTCCTCTGCGCTTGACTGAAAAAG AAAAGAGAGAACTACTGGAAATAGCAAAAGCGAATGCAGCCAAAACCTTTGGAACAGACATAGCTTTGCCAGCCAGCTTGAAAATTGCTACAAAATCAAATGAAATTGAAAATGGAAAGCCAAAAGATAGCATGGGGACTGAG CAATCCagaaaacaaattgaagatggcaaaaatggaaCAGACTGTTTCAGCAGTAAAAGGCATAGCCTGCAGTTCTAA
- the RSRP1 gene encoding arginine/serine-rich protein 1 isoform X1, with amino-acid sequence MALTSGAEPSPQSQEPSPGFQGPQHSHGNPEQNGASAAPGKVVVSGQQRTESTGSRNDQNERASKKTDEMTDFMDDLTLTSPEERSRSSSRSSCSGRSSSRSSSRSSCSSRSSSSTSSSSRSWSRSSSRSRSRPKRNCSRRNRRYSRSYSRSRSRSLSYRYRERYHPRYCSRRYRRSPPRYRSRSRSPRRSYYRRSYSRSRSRSRRYYGFGRTIYPEAYRSWRSRSRSRSRSRTPLRLTEKEKRELLEIAKANAAKTFGTDIALPASLKIATKSNEIENGKPKDSMGTEKTVAKSATLKPANVPFKETAGSPGREEKKQSPSGQWIPVKNEEKVLFHNFSPKSTSFRAR; translated from the exons GGGCCCACAACACTCCCATGGCAATCCTGAGCAGAATGGGGCTTCAGCAGCACCTGGCA AAGTAGTCGTATCTGGCCAGCAGAGAACAGAAAGCACAGGTTCCAGAAATGATCAGAATGAGAGAGCTAGCAAGAAGACAGATGAGATGACAGACTTCATGGATGATTTGACTTTGACTTCACCAGAAGAGAGGTCTCGTTCAAGCTCAAGGAGCAGTTGTAGTGGGAGATCCTCCTCAAGATCATCTAGCAGGTCCTCTTGCAGTTCAAGATCCAGTTCAAGCACTTCATCTTCCTCAAGAAGCTGGAGTCGTTCTAGCAGCAGGTCAAGATCACGTCCAAAAAGGAATTGTTCTCGGAGGAACAGAAGATACTCAAGATCTTATTCCAGGAGTCGCTCAAGATCCCTCAGCTACAGATACAGGGAAAGGTACCATCCTAGATACTGCAGCAGGAGATACCGTCGCTCTCCTCCAAGATACAGATCACGCAGCCGTTCTCCTCGAAGATCATACTATAGGAGGTCTTACTCCAGAAGCAGATCAAGAAGCCGAAGATACTATGGATTTGGAAGAACCATATATCCCGAGGCTTATAGAAGTTGGAGAAGCCGTTCGCGATCAAGGTCTCGCAGTAGAACTCCTCTGCGCTTGACTGAAAAAG AAAAGAGAGAACTACTGGAAATAGCAAAAGCGAATGCAGCCAAAACCTTTGGAACAGACATAGCTTTGCCAGCCAGCTTGAAAATTGCTACAAAATCAAATGAAATTGAAAATGGAAAGCCAAAAGATAGCATGGGGACTGAG aaaacAGTGGCAAAGTCTGCAACCCTGAAGCCTGCAAATGTTCCTTTTAAAGAGACTGCAGGGTCtccaggaagagaagagaaaaagcaaaGCCCATCTGGGCAATGGATTCCTGTTAAGAATGAGGAAAAAGTTCTATTCCATAACTTCTCACCTAAAAGCACATCCTTTAGAGCACGTTAA
- the RSRP1 gene encoding arginine/serine-rich protein 1 isoform X4 has protein sequence MTDFMDDLTLTSPEERSRSSSRSSCSGRSSSRSSSRSSCSSRSSSSTSSSSRSWSRSSSRSRSRPKRNCSRRNRRYSRSYSRSRSRSLSYRYRERYHPRYCSRRYRRSPPRYRSRSRSPRRSYYRRSYSRSRSRSRRYYGFGRTIYPEAYRSWRSRSRSRSRSRTPLRLTEKEKRELLEIAKANAAKTFGTDIALPASLKIATKSNEIENGKPKDSMGTEKTVAKSATLKPANVPFKETAGSPGREEKKQSPSGQWIPVKNEEKVLFHNFSPKSTSFRAR, from the exons ATGACAGACTTCATGGATGATTTGACTTTGACTTCACCAGAAGAGAGGTCTCGTTCAAGCTCAAGGAGCAGTTGTAGTGGGAGATCCTCCTCAAGATCATCTAGCAGGTCCTCTTGCAGTTCAAGATCCAGTTCAAGCACTTCATCTTCCTCAAGAAGCTGGAGTCGTTCTAGCAGCAGGTCAAGATCACGTCCAAAAAGGAATTGTTCTCGGAGGAACAGAAGATACTCAAGATCTTATTCCAGGAGTCGCTCAAGATCCCTCAGCTACAGATACAGGGAAAGGTACCATCCTAGATACTGCAGCAGGAGATACCGTCGCTCTCCTCCAAGATACAGATCACGCAGCCGTTCTCCTCGAAGATCATACTATAGGAGGTCTTACTCCAGAAGCAGATCAAGAAGCCGAAGATACTATGGATTTGGAAGAACCATATATCCCGAGGCTTATAGAAGTTGGAGAAGCCGTTCGCGATCAAGGTCTCGCAGTAGAACTCCTCTGCGCTTGACTGAAAAAG AAAAGAGAGAACTACTGGAAATAGCAAAAGCGAATGCAGCCAAAACCTTTGGAACAGACATAGCTTTGCCAGCCAGCTTGAAAATTGCTACAAAATCAAATGAAATTGAAAATGGAAAGCCAAAAGATAGCATGGGGACTGAG aaaacAGTGGCAAAGTCTGCAACCCTGAAGCCTGCAAATGTTCCTTTTAAAGAGACTGCAGGGTCtccaggaagagaagagaaaaagcaaaGCCCATCTGGGCAATGGATTCCTGTTAAGAATGAGGAAAAAGTTCTATTCCATAACTTCTCACCTAAAAGCACATCCTTTAGAGCACGTTAA
- the SYF2 gene encoding pre-mRNA-splicing factor SYF2, translated as MAPRGLSLFTCGDVTGKRESGSGERDKMAAEEEAESGALEPETAASDISEDQMTAEELAAQKREARLRKFRELHLKRNEARKLNHQEVVEEDKRLKLPANWEAKKARLEWELKVEEKKKDCMAKGEDYERVKLLEISAEDAERFERKKKKKNPDLGFSDYAAAQLRQYQRLTRQIKPDLEKYEKLREESGEEFYPTSNSLLHGTHVPCKEGVDRMVSDLEKQIQKREKYSRRRSYNDDADIDYINERNAKFNKKAERFYGKYTAEIKQNLERGTAV; from the exons ATGGCCCCGCGCGGTTTGTCGCTGTTTACCTGCGGTGACGTCACAGGGAAGCGTGAAAGCGGAAGCGGAGAGAgagacaaaatggcggcggaggaggaggcagaaagtGGAGCTTTGGAGCCTGAGACG GCTGCTTCTGACATCTCAGAAGATCAGATGACAGCAGAAGAATTGGCTGCACAAAAGAGAGAGGCACGCCTTCGGAAATTCAGAGAGCTTCATCTAAAAAGG aatgaagCCCGCAAGTTAAATCACCAAGAAGTTGTGGAAGAGGATAAAAGGCTGAAATTGCCAGCAAACTGGGAAGCAAAAAAGGCTCGTTTAGAATGGGAGCTGaaggtggaagaaaagaaaaag GACTGTATGGCAAAAGGAGAAGATTATGAAAGAGTGAAGCTGTTAGAAATCAGCGCAGAAGATGCGGAACGAtttgagaggaagaagaaaaagaaaaatcctgaTCTTGGATTTTCAG ATTATGCGGCTGCTCAATTACGCCAGTATCAGAGGTTGACCAGGCAGATCAAACCTGACCTGGAAAAGTATGAAAAGCTAAGAGAAGAAAG TGGTGAAGAATTTTACCCAACTTCAAATAGTCTTCTTCATGGAACTCATGTGCCCTGTAAAGAAGGTGTTGACAGAATGGTTTCAGATCTTGAAAAACA AATCCAAAAACGTGAAAAATACAGCCGGAGACGTTCTTACAACGATGATGCAGATATTGACTACATCAATGAGCGGAATGCGAAGTTTAATAAGAAGGCTGAGCGGTTCTATggaaaatatactgcagaaattaaacagaacttggaaagagGAACAGCTGTCTAG